The Urbifossiella limnaea genome has a window encoding:
- a CDS encoding DUF417 family protein has protein sequence MGAVTRLFELAAGADRLGLAVTRIGLVVVLVWIGGLKVYHYEADGIAPFVANSPVMSFFYADPANYKAHMNPEGAVVPANRAWHEMNRTYPFALGLGSVIVLYGLLIALHPVLPQAATVGSFLVAVMSVVTLSFLVTTPECWVPDRGGPEHGFPLLSGAGRLVVKDAIMAGAALVTMADSAKAFLRRRARRTPAEVPSAGAVAA, from the coding sequence ATGGGCGCGGTCACACGGCTGTTCGAGCTGGCGGCGGGGGCGGACCGGCTGGGGCTCGCGGTCACCCGGATCGGCCTGGTCGTGGTGCTGGTGTGGATCGGCGGGCTGAAGGTGTACCACTACGAGGCCGACGGCATCGCCCCGTTCGTCGCCAACAGCCCGGTGATGAGCTTCTTCTACGCCGACCCCGCGAACTACAAGGCGCACATGAACCCGGAGGGGGCCGTGGTGCCGGCGAACCGGGCGTGGCACGAGATGAACCGGACGTACCCGTTCGCCCTCGGGCTGGGATCGGTAATCGTGCTGTACGGCCTCCTCATCGCGCTGCACCCGGTCCTCCCGCAGGCCGCGACGGTCGGCAGCTTCCTCGTGGCGGTGATGTCGGTGGTGACGCTGTCGTTCCTGGTGACGACGCCGGAGTGCTGGGTGCCGGACCGGGGCGGGCCGGAGCACGGGTTCCCGCTCCTGTCCGGGGCGGGCCGGCTGGTGGTCAAGGACGCGATCATGGCCGGGGCCGCCCTGGTCACCATGGCCGACTCCGCGAAGGCGTTCCTGCGGCGGCGGGCGCGGCGGACGCCCGCGGAGGTCCCGTCCGCGGGAGCGGTGGCGGCGTGA
- a CDS encoding DUF1501 domain-containing protein yields the protein MSTPDRACRGPVRFGATGRRAFLQTGLAGFASLSLPGILKLRAQTATLPSERKAVIMVWQPGGLSHLDSYDPKPDSGSEYRGPFNLIPTKVPGLQFTELMPRQAAIADKLVVLRSMRQTAGGHPAGSMQLLSGDPDTRDKPKPKYPDWMTVSNYLLAQRGPRRNPLPAYVGINPPLEYNGPAYLGDTYSPFVVSGDPNAPSFSVPNIGLTDADEVHRLGRRTTLRQRLDTLDRSFDQARDLAALDEFEAQALTLLTNPQTKTAFDLTREDARTRDRYGRNAWGQQLLLARRLVEAGVDVLTTSLSGPLCGRVQNWDDHAVNMHVFDAMRFRSGAYDQAVSALIEDVYQRGLDKRVLVVVTGEFGRTPKISYAASTGAGDASAPAGTTQPGRDHWPRGFSNIWAGGGIPTGRFVGATDKRGEDAIDRVSGPGDFLATIYHHLGIDYARTFIKDFNGRPTAIVDHGRAIPELIS from the coding sequence ATGAGCACTCCCGATCGCGCGTGCCGCGGGCCGGTTCGATTCGGCGCCACGGGCCGGCGTGCCTTCCTACAAACCGGCCTGGCGGGGTTCGCCTCGCTGAGCCTCCCCGGCATTCTGAAACTGCGGGCGCAGACCGCGACGCTGCCGTCCGAGCGGAAGGCAGTCATCATGGTGTGGCAGCCGGGCGGGCTGTCGCACCTCGACTCCTACGACCCGAAGCCCGACTCCGGCAGCGAGTACCGCGGCCCGTTCAACCTCATCCCGACCAAGGTGCCCGGCCTCCAGTTCACCGAGCTGATGCCGCGGCAGGCGGCCATCGCCGACAAGCTCGTCGTGCTGCGCTCCATGCGGCAGACGGCGGGCGGCCACCCGGCCGGGTCGATGCAGCTCCTCTCCGGCGACCCGGACACGCGCGACAAGCCGAAGCCCAAATACCCCGACTGGATGACGGTCTCGAACTACCTCCTCGCACAGCGCGGCCCGCGGCGGAACCCGCTGCCGGCCTACGTCGGCATCAACCCGCCGCTGGAGTACAACGGGCCGGCGTACCTCGGCGACACGTACTCGCCGTTCGTCGTCTCCGGCGACCCGAACGCGCCGTCGTTCTCGGTGCCGAACATCGGCCTGACCGACGCCGACGAGGTGCATCGCCTCGGCCGCCGCACGACGCTGCGCCAGCGGCTCGACACGCTCGACCGCAGCTTCGACCAGGCCCGCGACCTGGCGGCGCTCGACGAATTCGAGGCCCAGGCGCTGACGCTGCTGACGAACCCGCAGACGAAGACGGCGTTCGACCTGACCCGCGAGGACGCCCGCACCCGCGACCGCTACGGCCGCAACGCCTGGGGCCAGCAGTTGCTCCTGGCGCGGCGGCTCGTGGAGGCCGGCGTGGACGTGCTGACGACGAGCCTGAGCGGCCCGCTGTGCGGCCGGGTGCAGAACTGGGACGACCACGCGGTGAACATGCACGTGTTCGACGCCATGCGGTTCCGGTCCGGGGCGTACGACCAGGCGGTGTCGGCGCTGATCGAGGACGTGTACCAGCGCGGGCTCGACAAGCGCGTGCTGGTGGTGGTGACCGGCGAGTTCGGGCGGACGCCGAAGATCAGCTACGCGGCGAGCACCGGGGCCGGCGACGCGAGCGCCCCCGCGGGCACCACGCAGCCCGGCCGCGACCACTGGCCGCGCGGCTTCTCGAACATCTGGGCCGGCGGCGGCATTCCGACCGGCCGGTTCGTCGGCGCCACCGACAAGCGCGGCGAGGACGCGATCGACCGCGTGTCCGGCCCCGGCGACTTCCTGGCGACGATCTACCACCACCTGGGGATCGACTACGCCCGGACGTTCATCAAGGACTTCAACGGCCGCCCGACGGCGATCGTGGACCACGGCCGGGCGATCCCCGAACTGATCTCGTAA
- a CDS encoding Gfo/Idh/MocA family protein gives MTARSLSPVKVGVVGLGRFGRLHALTLARLAEAELVGLVARRQASLDAVAPELPGVPGWTSLEQAITESRAEAWVVACTTAAHVPVTRALLAAGKTVLLEKPVADNLADARSLAPLVRPDSGNLMLGHIVLFNSEFQQLCAEARRRGPLAYIDCVRHRPASTVAAFPGENPLHATMVHDLYATQALVNRADPVDFGARFHRTPAGAVDLAVAQLQWADGLVASFAASYLTPAGMPPRGFDRMEVFGAGWSARITPNPRPIEVWDERAQWPMALEVRADAVGATGMMAEELRCFCRVVRGEQAVPVGATYGDALQVQQWMDRLTAGLDHDRTG, from the coding sequence ATGACCGCGAGGAGTCTGTCACCCGTGAAGGTCGGCGTGGTCGGGCTGGGCCGATTCGGGCGCCTTCACGCACTGACCCTGGCCCGCCTCGCGGAGGCCGAGTTGGTGGGCCTGGTGGCGCGCCGACAGGCCAGCCTGGACGCCGTGGCCCCCGAACTCCCCGGCGTGCCGGGATGGACGAGCCTCGAACAGGCGATCACGGAATCGAGGGCCGAAGCCTGGGTCGTCGCCTGCACGACGGCCGCGCACGTGCCCGTCACCCGTGCGCTGTTGGCGGCCGGCAAGACGGTGCTGCTGGAGAAGCCCGTCGCCGACAACCTGGCGGACGCCCGGAGCCTGGCGCCGCTGGTGCGGCCCGACTCCGGCAACCTCATGCTCGGGCACATCGTCCTGTTCAACAGCGAGTTCCAACAGCTCTGCGCCGAGGCGCGGCGGCGCGGCCCGCTCGCGTACATCGACTGCGTCCGCCACCGGCCGGCGAGCACCGTCGCCGCGTTCCCCGGGGAGAACCCGCTGCACGCGACGATGGTCCACGACCTGTACGCCACCCAGGCGCTCGTGAACCGCGCCGACCCGGTGGACTTCGGCGCCCGGTTCCACCGCACGCCCGCGGGGGCCGTGGACCTGGCGGTGGCCCAACTCCAGTGGGCCGACGGGCTCGTGGCGTCGTTCGCCGCGTCGTACCTGACGCCCGCCGGGATGCCGCCGCGGGGGTTCGACCGGATGGAGGTGTTCGGCGCCGGCTGGTCGGCGCGGATCACCCCGAACCCCCGGCCGATCGAAGTCTGGGACGAGCGGGCACAGTGGCCGATGGCCCTGGAGGTCCGCGCCGACGCCGTCGGGGCGACGGGGATGATGGCCGAGGAACTCCGCTGCTTTTGCCGCGTGGTGCGCGGGGAGCAAGCCGTTCCCGTCGGCGCGACTTACGGCGACGCACTCCAGGTTCAGCAGTGGATGGACCGACTGACCGCCGGCCTGGATCACGATCGGACTGGCTAA
- a CDS encoding MFS transporter, with protein MPPDSAPPSRARFVLAGWLCTLSAVLFLDRVCIGQAAQDIQADLGLSNRELGFVFMAFTIAYGLFEVPTGRLGDRIGARAVLARVVVWWSAFTALTGAATGLGSLLVVRFLFGAGEAGAYPNTARVLSRWFPAAERGRVTGLMLTCAQLGGAAAPALTAALVWLVGWRLAFVAFGLVGVAWAVGFWLWFRDDPADHPRVNAAELALIRAGTTAGRPHGSIPWRAASRAPGVWLLAAIIMCSSFNSYLYFSWFSKYLQDGRGVAKGEAGLLTSLVLLGGAAGMMAGGVLADRVSRATDRVRARRRFGAAAYLLSAAALTTATTADSPLLLAALIAVGYLALQSTLPTWWAAAIEQSGRNVGAVFGMLNTCGILAGVASQGFVGWFTQYQADAGVTGRGQWDPILWVYVGVLLAGAAGWGLYRYRPLDDDEDPPH; from the coding sequence ATGCCGCCCGATTCCGCGCCGCCGTCCCGCGCCCGGTTCGTCCTGGCCGGGTGGCTGTGTACCCTCTCCGCCGTCCTGTTCCTCGACCGCGTCTGCATCGGGCAGGCGGCCCAGGACATCCAGGCCGATCTCGGGCTGTCGAACCGCGAGCTCGGCTTCGTGTTCATGGCGTTCACGATCGCCTACGGGCTCTTCGAGGTGCCGACCGGGCGGCTCGGGGACCGCATCGGGGCACGGGCCGTCCTCGCCCGGGTGGTCGTGTGGTGGTCGGCGTTCACCGCCCTCACCGGCGCGGCCACCGGGCTGGGGTCGCTACTCGTCGTCCGGTTCCTGTTCGGGGCCGGCGAGGCCGGGGCGTACCCGAACACCGCCCGCGTCCTGTCGCGGTGGTTCCCGGCGGCCGAGCGCGGCCGCGTGACCGGGCTGATGCTCACCTGCGCCCAGCTCGGCGGGGCCGCCGCCCCGGCCCTCACCGCCGCCCTCGTCTGGCTCGTCGGGTGGCGGCTGGCGTTCGTCGCGTTCGGGCTGGTCGGGGTCGCGTGGGCGGTCGGGTTCTGGCTGTGGTTCCGCGACGACCCGGCCGACCACCCCCGGGTGAACGCCGCCGAACTCGCCCTCATCCGGGCCGGCACGACCGCCGGCCGGCCGCACGGGTCGATCCCGTGGCGGGCCGCGTCCCGGGCGCCCGGGGTGTGGCTGCTCGCGGCGATCATCATGTGCAGCTCGTTCAACTCGTACCTGTACTTCTCGTGGTTCTCGAAGTACCTCCAGGACGGCCGCGGGGTGGCGAAGGGGGAGGCCGGGCTGCTCACGTCGCTGGTGCTGCTCGGCGGCGCGGCCGGGATGATGGCCGGCGGGGTGCTCGCCGACCGGGTGTCCCGGGCGACCGACCGGGTCCGCGCCCGCCGGCGGTTCGGGGCCGCCGCGTACCTCCTGTCAGCCGCCGCCCTCACGACCGCGACGACGGCCGACTCGCCCCTGCTGCTCGCAGCCCTTATCGCGGTCGGGTACCTGGCGCTGCAATCGACCCTGCCGACGTGGTGGGCGGCGGCGATCGAGCAGAGCGGGCGGAACGTGGGGGCGGTGTTCGGGATGCTGAACACCTGCGGCATCCTCGCCGGGGTGGCCTCGCAGGGGTTCGTCGGGTGGTTCACGCAGTACCAGGCCGACGCCGGGGTGACCGGCCGCGGGCAGTGGGACCCGATCCTGTGGGTGTACGTCGGGGTGCTGCTGGCCGGCGCCGCCGGCTGGGGGCTGTACCGGTACCGGCCGCTCGACGATGACGAAGACCCGCCACACTGA
- a CDS encoding 3-keto-disaccharide hydrolase: MRSLALLLSALLVASLGAQDKKDAPVVKPREGKTETVKLFDGKSLDGWTGYADLWSVKDGVIVAKNTTPLKYSTYLNTKAKYTDFRLTFAAKLVESEMHSGVAFWGEVWPKADGKVADPKADRSEHTYKGHLVMFPSGWGMYDLFGRNGLPVSGAPAKKVGKQHDWNDIEVLAQGNRVRVAVNGTAVVDWRDPEPARIKEGPIGLQLHSNNVPQEIHFKGLVLETFPREDRLVTVK, translated from the coding sequence ATGCGAAGTCTCGCACTGCTCCTCTCCGCCCTCCTCGTCGCCTCGCTCGGCGCGCAGGACAAAAAGGACGCCCCGGTCGTCAAGCCCCGCGAGGGCAAGACCGAGACCGTCAAGCTCTTCGACGGGAAGTCGCTCGACGGCTGGACCGGGTACGCCGACCTGTGGTCCGTCAAGGACGGCGTGATCGTGGCCAAGAACACGACCCCGCTGAAGTACAGCACGTACCTGAACACGAAGGCCAAGTACACCGACTTCCGCCTCACGTTCGCGGCGAAGCTCGTCGAGTCCGAGATGCACTCGGGCGTGGCGTTCTGGGGCGAGGTGTGGCCGAAGGCCGACGGCAAGGTCGCCGACCCGAAGGCGGACCGGTCCGAGCACACGTACAAGGGCCACCTCGTCATGTTCCCGTCCGGGTGGGGCATGTACGACCTGTTCGGCCGCAACGGGCTGCCGGTCAGCGGCGCGCCGGCGAAGAAGGTCGGGAAGCAGCACGACTGGAACGACATCGAGGTGCTGGCGCAGGGGAACCGCGTCCGCGTGGCGGTCAACGGCACGGCCGTCGTGGACTGGCGCGACCCCGAGCCGGCCCGCATCAAGGAAGGCCCGATCGGCCTGCAACTCCACTCGAACAACGTCCCGCAGGAAATCCACTTCAAGGGGCTGGTGCTGGAGACGTTCCCGCGGGAGGACCGGCTCGTCACCGTGAAGTGA
- a CDS encoding DUF1549 and DUF1553 domain-containing protein: MTFACPASAADGRVSFVNDVVPVLTRAGCNAGSCHAKAGGGQKGFQLSLFGFEPAEDFEHLVLEGRGRRLHFGSPENSLLLLKASGQVPHAGGPRLPKSSPGYGVVRDWIAQGARADEATTPKLVALEVEPKHGVLQRQAKLQLKAVARYSDGSTRDVTGTALFESNDKALAEVTEGGLVAAFDLPGRASVMVRHQGRVAVFNAAVPLGAPVGELPPVRNFIDAAVFANLKDLGIPPSPVCDDATFLRRVTLDVAGRLPTDAEAKAFLADTGADKRDRWIDDLLRSPDYADYFAAKWTALLKNRRDDASDTVSNFAFHAWVRDSLLSNKPYDQFVRELLAATGTIIGNPPVAWYKRVKEPKDQIEDVAQLFLGVRIQCAQCHHHPFERWSQDDYYSLAAFFGQVGRRPSDTRGEDLIFHKRGVATATNIRTKAALRPAALGDAVPPIAPDEDPRLRLADWMRSSANPFFAKALVNRYWKHFFQRGLIEPEDDIRDTNPPSNPELLAALEKHFVSSGYDLKALVRVIVRSSAYQLSATPNAHNAGDRQNYSRYYPRRLSAEVLLDAIDQLSGTQTDFPNLPPGTRAVALPDNSYNRSSAFLRVFGRPEGESVCECERVQSSNLAQSLHLLNSSDVRGKLAHPTGRAEKLAKDARPAEERVKELYRVAFARDPRPDELRAALGYLAEPRTAATGQPVDAQRAAREGYQDLLWALMTSKEFLFNH, translated from the coding sequence ATGACGTTCGCGTGCCCCGCGAGCGCAGCCGACGGTCGCGTCAGTTTCGTGAACGACGTGGTCCCCGTGCTGACCCGGGCCGGGTGCAACGCGGGGTCGTGCCACGCCAAGGCCGGCGGCGGGCAGAAGGGGTTCCAGCTGTCCCTGTTCGGGTTCGAGCCCGCGGAGGATTTCGAGCACCTCGTCCTCGAAGGCCGCGGCCGGCGGCTCCACTTCGGCAGCCCCGAGAACAGTCTGCTGCTCCTCAAGGCGTCCGGTCAGGTGCCGCACGCCGGCGGGCCGCGGCTGCCGAAGTCGTCGCCGGGGTACGGCGTCGTGCGCGACTGGATCGCCCAGGGTGCTCGGGCGGACGAGGCGACCACCCCCAAGCTCGTCGCGCTGGAGGTCGAGCCGAAGCACGGCGTGCTGCAGCGGCAGGCGAAGCTGCAACTGAAGGCGGTGGCCCGCTACTCCGACGGCAGCACCCGCGACGTGACCGGCACGGCCCTGTTCGAGTCGAACGACAAGGCGCTGGCCGAGGTGACCGAGGGCGGGCTCGTCGCGGCCTTCGACCTGCCCGGCAGGGCGTCCGTGATGGTGCGCCACCAGGGGCGCGTCGCCGTGTTCAACGCCGCCGTGCCGCTCGGCGCGCCGGTCGGCGAGCTGCCGCCGGTACGGAACTTCATCGACGCCGCCGTCTTCGCCAACCTGAAAGATCTCGGCATCCCGCCGTCGCCGGTGTGCGACGACGCCACGTTCCTCCGCCGCGTCACGCTCGACGTGGCCGGCCGGCTGCCGACCGACGCCGAGGCGAAGGCCTTCCTCGCCGACACCGGTGCCGACAAGCGCGACCGCTGGATCGACGATCTGCTGCGGAGCCCGGACTACGCCGACTACTTCGCCGCCAAGTGGACGGCGCTGCTGAAGAACCGCCGCGACGACGCCAGCGACACGGTGTCGAACTTCGCCTTCCACGCCTGGGTGCGCGACTCGCTGCTGTCGAACAAGCCGTACGACCAGTTCGTGCGCGAGCTGCTGGCCGCGACGGGCACGATCATCGGCAACCCGCCGGTGGCCTGGTACAAGCGGGTGAAGGAGCCAAAGGACCAGATCGAGGACGTGGCGCAGCTGTTCCTCGGCGTGCGCATCCAGTGCGCCCAGTGCCACCACCACCCGTTCGAGCGCTGGAGCCAGGACGACTACTACTCGCTCGCGGCGTTCTTCGGGCAGGTCGGGCGCCGGCCGTCCGACACCCGCGGCGAGGACCTGATCTTCCACAAGCGCGGCGTGGCGACGGCGACGAACATCCGCACCAAGGCGGCGCTGCGGCCGGCGGCGCTCGGCGACGCGGTGCCGCCGATCGCGCCCGACGAGGACCCGCGGCTGCGGCTCGCCGACTGGATGCGGTCGTCGGCGAACCCGTTCTTCGCCAAGGCGCTTGTGAACCGCTACTGGAAGCACTTCTTCCAGCGCGGGCTCATCGAGCCCGAGGACGACATCCGCGACACGAACCCGCCGTCGAACCCGGAGCTGCTCGCGGCGCTGGAGAAGCACTTCGTGAGCAGCGGGTACGACCTGAAGGCGCTGGTGCGCGTCATCGTGCGGTCGAGCGCGTATCAGCTGAGCGCGACGCCGAACGCCCACAACGCCGGCGACCGCCAGAACTACTCGCGCTACTACCCGCGCCGCCTGTCGGCCGAGGTGCTGCTCGACGCGATCGACCAACTGAGCGGCACGCAGACCGACTTCCCGAACCTGCCGCCGGGCACCCGCGCGGTGGCGCTGCCGGACAACAGCTACAACCGCTCGTCAGCGTTCCTGCGGGTGTTCGGCCGGCCGGAGGGCGAGAGTGTGTGCGAGTGCGAGCGGGTGCAGTCGTCGAACCTGGCGCAGAGCCTCCACCTGCTCAACTCGTCGGACGTGCGCGGCAAGCTGGCCCACCCCACCGGCCGCGCGGAGAAGCTGGCGAAGGACGCCCGGCCCGCCGAGGAGCGGGTGAAGGAGCTGTACCGGGTGGCGTTCGCGCGCGATCCGCGGCCCGACGAGCTGCGGGCGGCGCTCGGCTACCTGGCCGAGCCGCGGACGGCCGCGACGGGCCAACCGGTGGATGCACAGCGCGCTGCGCGGGAGGGGTATCAAGATTTGCTCTGGGCGCTGATGACGAGCAAGGAGTTTCTGTTCAACCACTGA
- a CDS encoding helix-turn-helix transcriptional regulator, which yields MTEPDPPPAGVAQALYDRRDGRLALEVVDAPAAELARPHRTNYFTAYWVRAGRGTFHADGTRHPFAAPCLLFLTPYQAARLDPDDHLHVTAVRFHANFLCVETHHHEVGCNGVLFNDPYGPPAVTLDESTEREVADLVARMRAELDTAGLAQAELLLSYLKILLVRATRLKRGQQGTAGGGVRLPPPLPELRELVERHYRRLHAPADYADLLHATPKALGRLVKQHLGKTLTELIRERVLNHAKWELLHTLKPVKEVAREVGFDDELYFSRLFRKATGMSPTGFRAFETDVRGGSNLSMPSARPSIPPPPPTGQNADRPASDPPEPGA from the coding sequence ATGACCGAGCCCGACCCGCCGCCGGCGGGCGTCGCGCAGGCCCTGTACGACCGGCGGGACGGCCGTCTCGCCCTGGAGGTCGTCGACGCGCCCGCCGCCGAGCTGGCCCGCCCGCACCGGACGAACTACTTCACCGCCTACTGGGTCCGCGCGGGGCGCGGGACGTTCCACGCCGACGGCACCCGCCACCCGTTCGCCGCCCCGTGTCTGTTGTTCCTCACCCCCTACCAGGCCGCCCGCCTCGACCCCGACGACCACCTGCACGTCACGGCCGTCCGGTTCCACGCCAACTTCCTGTGCGTCGAGACCCACCACCACGAGGTCGGGTGCAACGGCGTCCTGTTCAACGACCCGTACGGCCCCCCCGCCGTCACCCTTGACGAATCGACCGAGCGGGAGGTGGCCGACCTCGTCGCCCGGATGCGCGCCGAGTTGGACACCGCCGGGCTGGCGCAGGCCGAACTGCTCCTGTCGTACCTCAAGATCCTGCTCGTCCGGGCGACCCGGCTGAAGCGCGGCCAGCAGGGCACGGCTGGCGGTGGCGTGCGGCTGCCGCCGCCGCTGCCGGAGCTGCGCGAACTGGTGGAGCGGCACTACCGCCGGCTCCACGCCCCGGCCGACTACGCCGACCTGCTGCACGCCACGCCGAAGGCGCTCGGCCGGCTGGTCAAGCAGCACCTGGGCAAGACGCTGACCGAACTGATTCGGGAGCGGGTGCTGAACCACGCGAAGTGGGAACTGCTGCACACCCTCAAGCCGGTGAAGGAGGTGGCCCGGGAGGTCGGGTTCGACGACGAACTGTACTTCAGCCGGCTGTTCCGCAAGGCGACCGGGATGTCGCCGACCGGGTTCCGGGCGTTCGAGACCGACGTCCGGGGCGGGAGCAATCTGTCCATGCCTTCGGCCCGCCCGTCCATTCCACCGCCCCCGCCCACGGGGCAGAATGCCGACAGACCCGCGAGCGACCCCCCGGAACCGGGGGCGTGA
- a CDS encoding isochorismatase family protein: MRIAILAGLLALLPAPTAAVRADETDFRLTLRSRVETAGEYAVTTRAEAWPAGKTAVIVCDMWDAHHCLNAVRRENELVPRMEAFLKAARARGALIIHAPSSCMAAYQDHPARKRAQAAPAAKTLPNGIDQWCTKIPAEDKGKYPIDQSDGGEDDDPKEHAEWHAKLAAMGRNPKAPWKSQHAGLTIRDEDAVSDSGVEIWNLLEARGIDRVMLVGVHTNMCVLGRPFGLRQLAKNGKNVVLVRDLTDTMYNPKMPPMVSHFEGTRLIVAHVEKFVCPTITSDQLLGGREFRFKGDE; the protein is encoded by the coding sequence ATGCGAATCGCGATCCTGGCCGGTCTACTGGCGCTCCTGCCGGCGCCGACGGCCGCCGTCCGGGCCGACGAGACCGACTTCCGCCTGACGCTGCGGTCGCGGGTCGAGACGGCCGGCGAGTACGCGGTCACGACGCGGGCGGAAGCGTGGCCGGCCGGGAAGACGGCGGTCATCGTCTGCGACATGTGGGACGCCCACCACTGCCTCAACGCCGTCCGCCGGGAGAACGAACTCGTCCCGCGCATGGAGGCGTTCCTCAAGGCGGCCCGCGCGCGGGGCGCGCTCATCATCCACGCGCCGTCGAGTTGCATGGCGGCGTACCAGGACCACCCGGCCCGCAAGCGGGCGCAGGCCGCGCCGGCGGCGAAGACGCTTCCCAACGGCATCGACCAGTGGTGCACGAAGATTCCCGCGGAGGACAAGGGGAAGTACCCGATCGACCAGAGCGACGGCGGCGAGGACGACGACCCGAAGGAGCACGCCGAGTGGCACGCGAAACTCGCCGCGATGGGCCGCAACCCGAAGGCGCCCTGGAAGAGCCAACACGCCGGCCTCACGATCCGCGACGAGGACGCGGTCAGCGACTCCGGCGTCGAAATCTGGAACCTGCTGGAGGCCCGCGGCATCGACCGGGTGATGCTGGTCGGCGTCCACACCAACATGTGCGTGCTGGGCCGCCCGTTCGGCCTGCGGCAGCTCGCCAAGAACGGCAAGAACGTGGTGCTCGTCCGCGACCTCACGGACACGATGTACAACCCGAAGATGCCGCCGATGGTCAGCCACTTCGAGGGGACGCGGCTGATCGTGGCCCACGTCGAGAAGTTCGTCTGCCCGACGATCACGTCGGACCAGCTCCTCGGCGGCCGCGAGTTCCGCTTCAAAGGCGACGAGTGA